A genomic stretch from Arachis stenosperma cultivar V10309 chromosome 3, arast.V10309.gnm1.PFL2, whole genome shotgun sequence includes:
- the LOC130968750 gene encoding uncharacterized protein LOC130968750 isoform X2 → MVFEDFEPIFAEPKVDFSGHRSCPLSSFLLHAYAPDTSHIVIHVTDFHSHTWEARFSVPLLEDIRDIIGIGGSWSEFVDYFVASLKSEDLKLVLEANSSSDGISNAKLVAQKSKGMPLITIPLTKLVDSTANEAISNISSRLFKAYKNIKRSLVEEQERTSRLTNIVEAEKERNETLRQQLEHRHKFQKISDFEKDGVSTNGPQNSPAKQTARDTTKVKNRVVPAHRRTKVRGALLHDSDNDK, encoded by the exons ATGGTGTTTGAGGACTTTGAACCCATCTTTGCGGAGCCAAAGGTGGACTTTTCAGGTCACAGATCATGTCCTTTGAGCTCCTTTTTGTTGCATGCCTATGCTCCTGATACTTCTCACATTGTGATTCATGTCACTGATTTCCACTCTCACACTTGGGAAGCTCGTTTCTCAGTTCCACTCCTTGAGGACATT AGGGACATCATTGGAATAGGGGGTTCTTGGTCAGAGTTTGTTGACTACTTTGTAGCTTCCCTCAAGTCAGAAGATCTGAAGCTGGTTTTAGAGGCCAATTCAAGCTCTGATG GTATTAGTAATGCAAAATTAGTTGCTCAGAAATCAAAAGGAATGCCTCTAATTACCATTCCTCTTACCAAACTCGTGGATTCCACTGCTAATGAAGCTATTTCAAATATATCCTCGAGGCTCTTTAAGGCATATAAAAACATAAAGCGTTCTCTTGTAGAAG AGCAAGAGCGCACTAGCCGGTTGACAAACATTGTAGAAGCTGAAAAG GAAAGAAATGAAACTCTACGCCAACAACTGGAACACCGGCATAAGTTTCAAAAGATTAGTGACTTCGAGAAAGATGGGGTTTCCACTAATGGGCCACAAAACTCACCAG CTAAGCAAACAGCTCGTGACACTACGAAAGTTAAGAATCGTGTGGTGCCGGCGCATCGCAG GACCAAAGTAAGAGGGGCCCTCTTGCATGATAGTGATAATGATAAATAA
- the LOC130968750 gene encoding uncharacterized protein LOC130968750 isoform X1 encodes MVFEDFEPIFAEPKVDFSGHRSCPLSSFLLHAYAPDTSHIVIHVTDFHSHTWEARFSVPLLEDIRDIIGIGGSWSEFVDYFVASLKSEDLKLVLEANSSSDGISNAKLVAQKSKGMPLITIPLTKLVDSTANEAISNISSRLFKAYKNIKRSLVEEQERTSRLTNIVEAEKERNETLRQQLEHRHKFQKISDFEKDGVSTNGPQNSPAAKQTARDTTKVKNRVVPAHRRTKVRGALLHDSDNDK; translated from the exons ATGGTGTTTGAGGACTTTGAACCCATCTTTGCGGAGCCAAAGGTGGACTTTTCAGGTCACAGATCATGTCCTTTGAGCTCCTTTTTGTTGCATGCCTATGCTCCTGATACTTCTCACATTGTGATTCATGTCACTGATTTCCACTCTCACACTTGGGAAGCTCGTTTCTCAGTTCCACTCCTTGAGGACATT AGGGACATCATTGGAATAGGGGGTTCTTGGTCAGAGTTTGTTGACTACTTTGTAGCTTCCCTCAAGTCAGAAGATCTGAAGCTGGTTTTAGAGGCCAATTCAAGCTCTGATG GTATTAGTAATGCAAAATTAGTTGCTCAGAAATCAAAAGGAATGCCTCTAATTACCATTCCTCTTACCAAACTCGTGGATTCCACTGCTAATGAAGCTATTTCAAATATATCCTCGAGGCTCTTTAAGGCATATAAAAACATAAAGCGTTCTCTTGTAGAAG AGCAAGAGCGCACTAGCCGGTTGACAAACATTGTAGAAGCTGAAAAG GAAAGAAATGAAACTCTACGCCAACAACTGGAACACCGGCATAAGTTTCAAAAGATTAGTGACTTCGAGAAAGATGGGGTTTCCACTAATGGGCCACAAAACTCACCAG CAGCTAAGCAAACAGCTCGTGACACTACGAAAGTTAAGAATCGTGTGGTGCCGGCGCATCGCAG GACCAAAGTAAGAGGGGCCCTCTTGCATGATAGTGATAATGATAAATAA
- the LOC130968749 gene encoding ABC transporter G family member 5-like — protein MSKEEKEGRREPNEFENNKKVRVEEETQRVGKKPIIQMKKIQGCEVEAIGINYKILKHKTDHPFKIFSKSPQQELEEAEEEEEEEDAEEAEAEKASSQRCCSGEVRHVLKNVSFKAKPWEILAIVGPSGAGKSSLLEILAGKVTPQSGSVLLNHKPVEKAQFRKLSGYVTQKDTLFPLLTVEETMMFSAKLRLRLPQEQLQSRVKSLIKELGLDHVAGARIGDERVRGISGGERRRVSIGVEVIHDPKVLILDEPTSGLDSTSALQIIDMLKVMADTRGRTIILSIHQPGFRIVKLLNSLLLLANGSVLHHGTADLLSVNMRLMGLELPLHVNVVEFSIESIDAFQQQQICKRFQVQTPRRLQGTALPQKKGDDEQGECRSGRFTLQQLFQQSKVIDEEAINAGMDFTCDFANSRLRETMILTHRFSKNIFRTKELFACRTIQMLISGLVLGSIFCNLKDDLEGAEERVGLFAFILTFLLSSTIEALPIFLQEREILMKETSCGSYRVSSYAIANGLVYLPFLLILAILFSIPLYWLVGLNKNFMAFLHFLLLIWLILYTANSVVVCFSALVPNFIVGNSVIAGVIGSFFLFSGYFISQHEIPKYWIFMHYISLFKYPFEGFLINEFSNSGKCLEYMFGGCVVSGEDVLKEEGYGGESNRWKNVGVMMGFILLYRFISYVILRYRCSQRGFRSVVII, from the coding sequence ATGAGcaaagaagagaaggagggaagaagagaaccAAATGAGTTTGAGAATAATAAGAAagtaagagtagaagaagaaacacaGAGAGTAGGAAAAAAGCCTATTATTCAAATGAAGAAGATACAAGGTTGTGAGGTTGAGGCCATTGGCATCAACTACAAGATCCTCAAACATAAAACCGATCACCCTTTTAAAATCTTCAGTAAATCACCACAACAAGAATTGGAAgaagctgaagaagaagaagaagaagaagatgctgaagaagcagaagcagaaaaAGCTTCATCACAAAGGTGTTGCAGTGGAGAAGTAAGGCATGTTCTCAAGAATGTGAGTTTCAAAGCCAAGCCATGGGAAATCCTTGCAATTGTTGGGCCAAGTGGTGCTGGAAAATCATCACTGCTTGAGATTCTTGCAGGAAAAGTTACTCCACAGAGTGGTTCTGTGTTGCTGAATCACAAGCCTGTGGAGAAAGCTCAGTTCAGGAAGCTCTCAGGTTATGTAACACAGAAGGATACTTTGTTTCCATTACTTACAGTTGAAGAAACTATGATGTTCAGTGCAAAGCTAAGGCTAAGGCTCCCTCAGGAGCAGCTCCAATCTAGGGTCAAGTCACTGATCAAGGAGCTCGGACTTGATCATGTTGCCGGGGCGCGAATTGGTGACGAAAGGGTTCGAGGAATATCCGGTGGCGAAAGGCGCAGAGTTTCTATTGGTGTTGAAGTCATACATGATCCAAAGGTGTTGATTTTGGATGAACCAACTTCTGGTCTTGATAGTACTTCAGCATTGCAAATTATTGATATGCTTAAGGTGATGGCTGATACTAGGGGAAGAACCATAATCCTTAGTATCCATCAACCCGGATTCAGAATTGTGAAGTTGCTCAATTCATTGCTTTTGTTGGCAAATGGTTCTGTTTTACACCATGGCACTGCTGATTTGCTTAGTGTAAATATGAGGCTAATGGGTTTAGAGCTTCCCCTTCATGTCAATGTGGTTGAGTTTTCCATCGAGTCCATTGATGCCTTTCAGCAACAACAGATATGCAAGAGATTCCAGGTACAAACGCCAAGGCGATTGCAGGGGACGGCGCTGCCACAGAAGAAAGGTGATGATGAACAAGGTGAGTGTAGAAGTGGTAGGTTTACTTTACAACAGCTCTTTCAACAATCcaaggtgattgatgaagaagctATCAATGCTGGAATGgatttcacttgtgattttgcTAATTCTAGATTGAGAGAAACTATGATCCTCACTCATAGGTTCTCCAAGAACATCTTTCGTACAAAAGAGCTTTTTGCATGTAGGACTATTCAGATGCTGATTTCAGGGCTTGTTCTGGGATCCATCTTTTGTAATCTCAAGGATGATCTTGAGGGAGCAGAAGAAAGGGTTGGTCTATTTGCTTTCATTTTAACTTTTTTGCTATCAAGCACCATAGAAGCTCTACCAATTTTTCTGCAAGAAAGGGAGATTCTGATGAAGGAGACATCTTGTGGAAGCTACAGAGTATCATCCTATGCTATTGCCAATGGCCTAGTTTACCTACCATTTCTTCTAATCCTAGCCATTTTGTTCTCAATTCCATTATACTGGCTTGTTGGTCTCAACAAGAATTTCATGGCATTTCTACACTTCCTGTTGCTGATATGGCTGATTCTATACACTGCAAATTCAGTTGTGGTCTGTTTCAGTGCTCTGGTGCCTAATTTCATTGTTGGGAATTCAGTCATTGCTggtgtcattggatcattcttcTTGTTCTCTGGATACTTCATATCACAGCATGAGATTCCAAAATATTGGATTTTTATGCATTACATATCTCTTTTTAAGTATCCTTTTGAAGGGTTTCTAATAAACGAGTTCTCCAACTCAGGTAAATGCTTGGAGTACATGTTTGGTGGATGTGTGGTGAGTGGTGAAGATGTGCTCAAAGAAGAAGGTTATGGTGGGGAGAGTAATAGATGGAAAAATGTTGGGGTGATGATGGGCTTCATCTTGCTTTACAGGTTCATATCCTATGTGATTCTTAGATACAGATGCTCACAGAGGGGGTTCAGGAGTGTGGTCATCATCTAA